The following are encoded in a window of Kogia breviceps isolate mKogBre1 chromosome 12, mKogBre1 haplotype 1, whole genome shotgun sequence genomic DNA:
- the USP5 gene encoding ubiquitin carboxyl-terminal hydrolase 5 isoform X1 translates to MAELSEEALLSVLPTIRVPKAGDRVHKDECAFSFDTPESEGGLYICMNTFLGFGKQYVERHFNKTGQRVYLHLRRTRRPKEEDTTAGTGDPPRKKPTRLAIGVEGGFDLSEEKYEYDEDVKIVILPDYLEIARDGLGGLPDIVRDRVTSAVEALLSADSASRKQEVQAWDGEVRQVSKHAFNLKQLDSPARIPPCGWKCSKCDMRENLWLNLTDGSILCGRRYFDGSGGNNHAVEHYRETGYPLAVKLGTITPDGADVYSYDEDDMVLDPSLAEHLSHFGIDMLKMQKTDKTMTELEIDMNQRIGEWELIQESGVPLKPLFGPGYTGIRNLGNSCYLNSVVQVLFSIPDFQRKYVDKLEKIFQNAPTDPTQDFSTQVAKLGHGLLSGEYSKPAPEPGDGEQVPEQKEVQDGIAPRMFKALIGKGHPEFSTNRQQDAQEFFLHLINMVERNCRSSENPNEVFRFLVEEKIKCLATEKVKYTQRVDYIMQLPVPMDAALNKEELLEYEEKKRQAEEEKLPLPELVRAQVPFSSCLEAYGAPEQVDDFWSTALQAKSVAVKTTRFASFPDYLVIQIKKFTFGLDWVPKKLDVSIEMPEELDISQLRGTGLQPGEEELPDIAPPLVTPDEPKGSLGFYGNEDEDSFCSPHFSSPTSPMLDESVIIQLVEMGFPMDACRKAVYYTGNSGAEAAMNWVMSHMDDPDFANPLILPGSSGPGSTSAAADPPPEDCVATIVSMGFSRDQALKALRATNNSLERAVDWIFSHIDDLDAEAAMDISEGRSAADSISESIPVGPKVRDGPGKYQLFAFISHMGTSTMCGHYVCHVKKEGRWVIYNDQKVCASEKPPKDLGYIYFYQRVAS, encoded by the exons GAGTCTGAGGGTGGCCTCTACATCTGCATGAACACATTCCTGGGTTTTGGGAAACAGTATGTGGAGAGACATTTCAACAAGACGGGCCAGCGAGTCTACCTGCACCTCCGGCGGACCCGGCGCCCG AAAGAGGAGGACACAACTGCAGGCACTGGAGACCCTCCCCGCAAGAAGCCCACCCGTCTGGCTATCG GTGTCGAAGGCGGGTTTGACCTCAGCGAGGAGAAATACGAATACGATGAGGATGTAAAAATCGTCATTTTGCCGGATTACCTGGAGATAGCCCGGGATGGGTTGGGGGGACTGCCTGACATTGTCAGAGATCGG GTGACCAGTGCGGTGGAGGCCCTACTGTCGGCCGACTCAGCCTCCCGCAAGCAGGAGGTGCAGGCCTGGGATGGGGAAGTACGGCAGGTGTCTAAGCATGCCTTCAACCTCAAGCAGCTGGACAGCCCTGCTCGAATCCCTCCCTG TGGCTGGAAGTGCTCCAAGTGCGACATGAGGGAGAACCTGTGGCTCAACCTGACCGACGGCTCCATCCTGTGTGGCCGGCGCTACTTCGACGGCAGCGGGGGCAACAACCACGCCGTGGAACACTACAGGGAGACGGGCTACCCGCTAGCCGTCAAGCTGGGCACCATCACGCCCGACGGAGCTG ACGTGTACTCATACGACGAGGATGACATGGTCCTGGACCCCAGCCTGGCCGAGCACCTGTCCCACTTCGGTATCGACATGCTGAAGATGCAGAAG ACGGACAAGACGATGACGGAGTTGGAGATAGACATGAACCAGCGCATCGGCGAGTGGGAGCTGATCCAGGAGTCGGGGGTGCCGCTCAAGCCCCTGTTCGGGCCCGGCTACACAGGCATCCGCAACCTGGGCAACAGCTGCTACCTCAACTCGGTGGTCCAGGTGCTCTTCAGCATCCCCGACTTCCAGAGGAA ATATGTGGATAAGCTGGAGAAGATCTTCCAGAACGCCCCGACGGACCCTACCCAGGATTTCAGCACCCAGGT GGCCAAGCTGGGCCACGGCCTTCTCTCGGGAGAGTATTCCAAGCCAGCACCAGAGCCGGGCGATGGGGAGCAGGTGCCGGAACAGAAG GAAGTCCAAGATGGCATCGCCCCTCGAATGTTCAAGGCCCTCATTGGCAAGGGTCACCCCGAGTTCTCCACCAACCGGCAGCAGGATGCCCAAGAGTTCTTCCTTCACCTTATCAACATGGTGGAG AGGAATTGCCGGAGCTCGGAAAATCCTAATGAAGTGTTCCGCTTCCTGGTGGAAGAAAAGATCAAGTGCCTGGCAACAGAGAAGGTGAAGTACACCCAGCGCGTGGACTACATCATGCAGCTGCCTGTGCCCATGGACGCGGCCCTGAACAAAG AGGAGCTCCTGGAGTATGAGGAAAAGAAGCGGCAAGCCGAAGAGGAGAAGCTGCCACTGCCAGAGCTGGTTCGGGCTCAGGTGCCCTTCAGCTCCTGCCTGGAGGCCTACGGGGCCCCCGAACAGGTGGATGACTTCTGGAGCACGGCCCTGCAGGCCAAATCGGTAGCCGTCAA GACCACACGGTTTGCCTCATTCCCTGACTACCTGGTCATCCAGATCAAGAAGTTCACCTTCGGCTTAGACTGGGTGCCCAAGAAACTGG ATGTATCCATCGAGATGCCGGAGGAGCTAGACATCTCCCAGCTGAGGGGCACAGGGCTGCAGCCTGGGGAGGAGGAGCTGCCCGACATCGCCCCGCCCCTGGTCACTCCGGATGAGCCCAAAGGTAGCCTTGGTTTCTATGGCAACGAAGACGAAGACTCCTTCTGCTCCCCTCACTTCTCCTCTCCGACAT CGCCCATGTTGGATGAATCGGTCATCATCCAGCTGGTGGAGATGGGCTTCCCGATGGACGCCTGCCGCAAGGCCGTCTACTACACGGGCAACAGTGGGGCCGAGGCCGCCATGAACTGGGTCATGTCGCACATGGATGATCCAG ACTTTGCAAACCCCCTCATCCTGCCTGGCTCCAGCGGGCCCGGCTCCACGAGCGCGGCAGCTGACCCCCCGCCAGAGGACTGTGTGGCCACCATCGTCTCCATGGGATTCTCCCGGGACCAGGCCCTGAAAGCCCTGCGGGCCACG aaTAATAGTTTAGAACGGGCTGTGGACTGGATCTTCAGTCACATAGACGACCTGGACGCGGAAGCTGCCATGGACATCTCCGAGGGCCGCTCAGCTGCCGACTCCATCTCCGAGTCCATACCGGTGGGACCTAAAGTCCGGGACGGCCCTGGAA AGTATCAGCTCTTCGCCTTCATCAGTCACATGGGCACCTCAACCATGTGTGGTCACTACGTCTGCCACGTCAAGAAGGAAGGCAG gtGGGTGATCTACAATGACCAGAAAGTGTGTGCCTCTGAGAAGCCGCCCAAGGACCTGGGCTACATCTACTTCTACCAGAGAGTGGCCAGCTAA
- the TPI1 gene encoding triosephosphate isomerase: MAPSRKFFVGGNWKMNGRKNNLGELINTLNAAKVPADTEVVCAPPTVYIDFARQKLDSKIAVAAQNCYKVANGAFTGEISPGMIKDCGATWVVLGHSERRHVFGESDELIGQKVAHALAEGLGVIACIGEKLDEREAGITEKVVFEQTKVIADNVKDWGKVVLAYEPVWAIGTGKTATPQQAQEVHEKLRGWLKSNISEAVAQSTRIIYGGSVTGATCKELASQPDVDGFLVGGASLKPEFVDIINAKQ, translated from the exons ATGGCGCCCTCCAGGAAGTTCTTCGTGGGGGGGAACTGGAAGATGAACGGGCGGAAGAACAATCTGGGGGAGCTCATCAACACTCTGAACGCGGCCAAGGTGCCGGCCGACACCG AGGTGGTTTGCGCACCCCCCACCGTCTACATTGACTTCGCCCGGCAGAAGCTAGATTCCAAGATTGCAGTGGCTGCGCAGAACTGCTACAAAGTGGCTAACGGGGCCTTTACGGGGGAGATCAG CCCTGGCATGATCAAAGACTGTGGAGCCACGTGGGTGGTCCTGGGGCACTCGGAGAGAAGGCATGTCTTCGGGGAGTCGGATGAG CTGATTGGGCAGAAGGTGGCTCACGCCCTGGCAGAGGGACTTGGAGTAATCGCCTGCATTGGGGAGAAGCTAGATGAGAGGGAAGCTGGCATCACTGAGAAGGTCGTTTTCGAGCAAACCAAGGTCATCGCAG ATAATGTGAAGGACTGGGGCAAGGTTGTCCTGGCCTATGAACCTGTGTGGGCCATTGGTACTGGCAAGACTGCGACACCCCAACAG GCCCAGGAAGTACACGAAAAGCTCCGGGGATGGCTTAAGTCCAACATCTCTGAAGCAGTGGCTCAGAGCACCCGCATCATTTATGGGG GTTCTGTGACTGGGGCAACGTGCAAGGAGCTGGCCAGCCAGCCTGACGTGGATGGCTTCCTTGTAGGAGGCGCCTCCCTCAAGCCTGAATTCGTGGACATCATCAATGCCAAACAATAA
- the SPSB2 gene encoding SPRY domain-containing SOCS box protein 2 isoform X1 — protein MGQTASVGGGGSSTHTPQALYPNLSCPEGLEELLSAPPPDLGAQRRHGWNPKDCSENIEVKEGGLCFERRPVAQSTDGARGKRGYSRGLHAWEISWPREQRGTHAVVGVATALAPLQADHYAALLGSNSESWGWDLGRRKLYHQSEGPEAPRYPAGPQGEQLEVPERLLVVLDMEEGTLGYAIGGTYLGPAFRGLKGRTLYPAVSAVWGQCQVRISYLGERRGEAWGRCGESEFCHWGLWFGDGSSTPYKSRGNWPSSDPPPTPIQCREWLRVCTAVT, from the coding sequence ATGGGCCAGACAGCCTCGGTAgggggcggcggcagcagcaCCCACACCCCGCAGGCCCTGTACCCTAACCTGTCTTGTCCCGAGGGCTTGGAGGAGCTGCTCTCGGCCCCCCCTCCTGACCTGGGGGCCCAACGGCGCCACGGCTGGAACCCCAAGGACTGCTCAGAGAACATCGAGGTCAAGGAAGGGGGGTTGTGCTTTGAACGGCGGCCCGTGGCCCAGAGCACTGATGGGGCCCGGGGTAAGAGGGGCTACTCGAGGGGCTTGCACGCCTGGGAGATCAGCTGGCCCCGGGAGCAGAGAGGCACCCACGCTGTGGTGGGCGTGGCCACGGCCCTCGCGCCGCTGCAGGCTGACCACTATGCGGCGCTGCTGGGCAGCAACAGCGAGTCGTGGGGCTGGGACCTTGGGCGCAGAAAGCTGTACCATCAGAGCGAGGGGCCCGAGGCCCCCCGGTATCCAGCCGGACCTCAGGGCGAGCAGCTGGAGGTGCCGGAGAGGCTGCTGGTGGTTCTGGATATGGAGGAGGGAACTCTGGGCTACGCTATAGGGGGCACCTACTTGGGGCCGGCCTTCCGCGGACTGAAGGGCAGGACCCTCTATCCAGCAGTAAGCGCTGTCTGGGGCCAGTGCCAGGTCCGCATCAGCTACCTGGGCGAAAGGAGAGGTGAGGCCTGGGGCAGGTGTGGGGAGAGTGAGTTCTGTCACTGGGGTCTGTGGTTTGGGGACGGAAGCTCAACGCCTTACAAGAGCAGAGGGAACTGGCCTTCATCTGACCCGCCTCCTACCCCTATTCAGTGCCGGGAATGGCTAAGAGTCTGCACAGCTGTTACCTAA
- the SPSB2 gene encoding SPRY domain-containing SOCS box protein 2 isoform X2, whose protein sequence is MGQTASVGGGGSSTHTPQALYPNLSCPEGLEELLSAPPPDLGAQRRHGWNPKDCSENIEVKEGGLCFERRPVAQSTDGARGKRGYSRGLHAWEISWPREQRGTHAVVGVATALAPLQADHYAALLGSNSESWGWDLGRRKLYHQSEGPEAPRYPAGPQGEQLEVPERLLVVLDMEEGTLGYAIGGTYLGPAFRGLKGRTLYPAVSAVWGQCQVRISYLGERRAEPHSLLHLSRLCVRHALGDTRLGHISALPLPPAMKRYLLYR, encoded by the exons ATGGGCCAGACAGCCTCGGTAgggggcggcggcagcagcaCCCACACCCCGCAGGCCCTGTACCCTAACCTGTCTTGTCCCGAGGGCTTGGAGGAGCTGCTCTCGGCCCCCCCTCCTGACCTGGGGGCCCAACGGCGCCACGGCTGGAACCCCAAGGACTGCTCAGAGAACATCGAGGTCAAGGAAGGGGGGTTGTGCTTTGAACGGCGGCCCGTGGCCCAGAGCACTGATGGGGCCCGGGGTAAGAGGGGCTACTCGAGGGGCTTGCACGCCTGGGAGATCAGCTGGCCCCGGGAGCAGAGAGGCACCCACGCTGTGGTGGGCGTGGCCACGGCCCTCGCGCCGCTGCAGGCTGACCACTATGCGGCGCTGCTGGGCAGCAACAGCGAGTCGTGGGGCTGGGACCTTGGGCGCAGAAAGCTGTACCATCAGAGCGAGGGGCCCGAGGCCCCCCGGTATCCAGCCGGACCTCAGGGCGAGCAGCTGGAGGTGCCGGAGAGGCTGCTGGTGGTTCTGGATATGGAGGAGGGAACTCTGGGCTACGCTATAGGGGGCACCTACTTGGGGCCGGCCTTCCGCGGACTGAAGGGCAGGACCCTCTATCCAGCAGTAAGCGCTGTCTGGGGCCAGTGCCAGGTCCGCATCAGCTACCTGGGCGAAAGGAGAG CCGAGCCACACTCCCTTCTGCACCTGAGCCGCCTGTGTGTGCGCCACGCCCTGGGGGATACGCGGCTAGGCCACATTTCTGCTCTGCCCTTGCCCCCCGCCATGAAGCGCTACCTGCTCTACCGGTGA
- the LRRC23 gene encoding leucine-rich repeat-containing protein 23, protein MSDEDDLEDFEPDLDGLEREDDEKETEEWEDHRKEGEDSEEWMSMPLTEDMMKEGLSTLCKTGNGLAHAYVKLEVKDRDLTDIYLLRSYIHLRYVDVSENHLTDLSPLNFLTHLLWLKADGNQLRSARLNELPYLQIASFAYNQITDTEGISHPRLASLDLKGNHIRMVTGLDPQKLVSLHTLELRGNQLDSTQGIKLPKLKSLFLAQNLLKKVEGLENLSNLTTLHLRDNQIETLSGFSKEMKSLQYLNLRGNVVADLGELAKLRDLPKLRALVLMDNPCTDKSDYRQEALVQMAHLERLDKDFFEEEERAEADETRQRRKEEPEAEPEPPLELDQSWI, encoded by the exons ATGTCAGATGAAGATGATCTGGAAGACTTTGAGCCAGACCTGGATGGTCTGGAAAGGGAAGACGATGAGAAGGAGACAGAGGAGTGGGAGGACCacaggaaagagggagaagactctgAGGAA TGGATGTCCATGCCTCTCACAGAGGACATGATGAAGGAAGGGCTTTCTACGCTCTGCAAGACGGGTAATGGACTGGCCCATGCTTACGTCAAGCTGGAGGTTAAAGACAG GGATCTGACAGACATCTACTTGCTGCGCTCCTACATCCACCTGCGCTACGTGGATGTTTCCGAAAACCACTTGACAGACTTGTCCCCACTCAATTTCCTCACCCACCTGCTCTGGCTCAAGGCTGATGGCAACCAGCTGCGGAGTGCCCGGTTGAATGAACTGCCTTACCTGCAGATCGCCAGCTTTGCCTATAACCAGATCACCGACACTGAGGGCATCTCTCATCCTCGTCTGGCCAGCCTGGATCTCAAAG GGAACCACATCCGCATGGTGACGGGTCTGGACCCCCAGAAGCTGGTCAGCCTGCACACACTGGAGCTTCGGGGGAACCAGCTGGACAGCACCCAGGGGATCAAGCTTCCTAAGCTGAAGAGCCTCTTCCTG GCCCAGAACCTGTTGAAGAAGGTGGAAGGCTTGGAAAACCTAAGCAATCTCACTACCTTGCATCTTCGAGACAACCAGATTGAAACTCTGAGTGGCTTCtccaaggaaatgaaatcactgcaGTACCTCAACCTAAG GGGCAACGTGGTGGCTGACCTGGGGGAGCTCGCCAAGCTGCGGGACCTGCCCAAGCTGCGAGCCTTGGTGCTGATGGACAATCCATGTACGGACAAGAGCGACTACCGCCAGGAGGCCCTGGTGCAGATGGCGCATCTCGAGCGCCTGGACAAGGACTTCTTCGAGGAGGAGGAGCGGGCTGAGGCTGATGAGACCcggcagaggaggaaggaggagccgGAGGCTGAGCCCGAGCCCCCGTTGGAACTGGACCAGTCATGGATCTAG
- the USP5 gene encoding ubiquitin carboxyl-terminal hydrolase 5 isoform X2 → MAELSEEALLSVLPTIRVPKAGDRVHKDECAFSFDTPESEGGLYICMNTFLGFGKQYVERHFNKTGQRVYLHLRRTRRPKEEDTTAGTGDPPRKKPTRLAIGVEGGFDLSEEKYEYDEDVKIVILPDYLEIARDGLGGLPDIVRDRVTSAVEALLSADSASRKQEVQAWDGEVRQVSKHAFNLKQLDSPARIPPCGWKCSKCDMRENLWLNLTDGSILCGRRYFDGSGGNNHAVEHYRETGYPLAVKLGTITPDGADVYSYDEDDMVLDPSLAEHLSHFGIDMLKMQKTDKTMTELEIDMNQRIGEWELIQESGVPLKPLFGPGYTGIRNLGNSCYLNSVVQVLFSIPDFQRKYVDKLEKIFQNAPTDPTQDFSTQVAKLGHGLLSGEYSKPAPEPGDGEQVPEQKEVQDGIAPRMFKALIGKGHPEFSTNRQQDAQEFFLHLINMVERNCRSSENPNEVFRFLVEEKIKCLATEKVKYTQRVDYIMQLPVPMDAALNKEELLEYEEKKRQAEEEKLPLPELVRAQVPFSSCLEAYGAPEQVDDFWSTALQAKSVAVKTTRFASFPDYLVIQIKKFTFGLDWVPKKLDVSIEMPEELDISQLRGTGLQPGEEELPDIAPPLVTPDEPKAPMLDESVIIQLVEMGFPMDACRKAVYYTGNSGAEAAMNWVMSHMDDPDFANPLILPGSSGPGSTSAAADPPPEDCVATIVSMGFSRDQALKALRATNNSLERAVDWIFSHIDDLDAEAAMDISEGRSAADSISESIPVGPKVRDGPGKYQLFAFISHMGTSTMCGHYVCHVKKEGRWVIYNDQKVCASEKPPKDLGYIYFYQRVAS, encoded by the exons GAGTCTGAGGGTGGCCTCTACATCTGCATGAACACATTCCTGGGTTTTGGGAAACAGTATGTGGAGAGACATTTCAACAAGACGGGCCAGCGAGTCTACCTGCACCTCCGGCGGACCCGGCGCCCG AAAGAGGAGGACACAACTGCAGGCACTGGAGACCCTCCCCGCAAGAAGCCCACCCGTCTGGCTATCG GTGTCGAAGGCGGGTTTGACCTCAGCGAGGAGAAATACGAATACGATGAGGATGTAAAAATCGTCATTTTGCCGGATTACCTGGAGATAGCCCGGGATGGGTTGGGGGGACTGCCTGACATTGTCAGAGATCGG GTGACCAGTGCGGTGGAGGCCCTACTGTCGGCCGACTCAGCCTCCCGCAAGCAGGAGGTGCAGGCCTGGGATGGGGAAGTACGGCAGGTGTCTAAGCATGCCTTCAACCTCAAGCAGCTGGACAGCCCTGCTCGAATCCCTCCCTG TGGCTGGAAGTGCTCCAAGTGCGACATGAGGGAGAACCTGTGGCTCAACCTGACCGACGGCTCCATCCTGTGTGGCCGGCGCTACTTCGACGGCAGCGGGGGCAACAACCACGCCGTGGAACACTACAGGGAGACGGGCTACCCGCTAGCCGTCAAGCTGGGCACCATCACGCCCGACGGAGCTG ACGTGTACTCATACGACGAGGATGACATGGTCCTGGACCCCAGCCTGGCCGAGCACCTGTCCCACTTCGGTATCGACATGCTGAAGATGCAGAAG ACGGACAAGACGATGACGGAGTTGGAGATAGACATGAACCAGCGCATCGGCGAGTGGGAGCTGATCCAGGAGTCGGGGGTGCCGCTCAAGCCCCTGTTCGGGCCCGGCTACACAGGCATCCGCAACCTGGGCAACAGCTGCTACCTCAACTCGGTGGTCCAGGTGCTCTTCAGCATCCCCGACTTCCAGAGGAA ATATGTGGATAAGCTGGAGAAGATCTTCCAGAACGCCCCGACGGACCCTACCCAGGATTTCAGCACCCAGGT GGCCAAGCTGGGCCACGGCCTTCTCTCGGGAGAGTATTCCAAGCCAGCACCAGAGCCGGGCGATGGGGAGCAGGTGCCGGAACAGAAG GAAGTCCAAGATGGCATCGCCCCTCGAATGTTCAAGGCCCTCATTGGCAAGGGTCACCCCGAGTTCTCCACCAACCGGCAGCAGGATGCCCAAGAGTTCTTCCTTCACCTTATCAACATGGTGGAG AGGAATTGCCGGAGCTCGGAAAATCCTAATGAAGTGTTCCGCTTCCTGGTGGAAGAAAAGATCAAGTGCCTGGCAACAGAGAAGGTGAAGTACACCCAGCGCGTGGACTACATCATGCAGCTGCCTGTGCCCATGGACGCGGCCCTGAACAAAG AGGAGCTCCTGGAGTATGAGGAAAAGAAGCGGCAAGCCGAAGAGGAGAAGCTGCCACTGCCAGAGCTGGTTCGGGCTCAGGTGCCCTTCAGCTCCTGCCTGGAGGCCTACGGGGCCCCCGAACAGGTGGATGACTTCTGGAGCACGGCCCTGCAGGCCAAATCGGTAGCCGTCAA GACCACACGGTTTGCCTCATTCCCTGACTACCTGGTCATCCAGATCAAGAAGTTCACCTTCGGCTTAGACTGGGTGCCCAAGAAACTGG ATGTATCCATCGAGATGCCGGAGGAGCTAGACATCTCCCAGCTGAGGGGCACAGGGCTGCAGCCTGGGGAGGAGGAGCTGCCCGACATCGCCCCGCCCCTGGTCACTCCGGATGAGCCCAAAG CGCCCATGTTGGATGAATCGGTCATCATCCAGCTGGTGGAGATGGGCTTCCCGATGGACGCCTGCCGCAAGGCCGTCTACTACACGGGCAACAGTGGGGCCGAGGCCGCCATGAACTGGGTCATGTCGCACATGGATGATCCAG ACTTTGCAAACCCCCTCATCCTGCCTGGCTCCAGCGGGCCCGGCTCCACGAGCGCGGCAGCTGACCCCCCGCCAGAGGACTGTGTGGCCACCATCGTCTCCATGGGATTCTCCCGGGACCAGGCCCTGAAAGCCCTGCGGGCCACG aaTAATAGTTTAGAACGGGCTGTGGACTGGATCTTCAGTCACATAGACGACCTGGACGCGGAAGCTGCCATGGACATCTCCGAGGGCCGCTCAGCTGCCGACTCCATCTCCGAGTCCATACCGGTGGGACCTAAAGTCCGGGACGGCCCTGGAA AGTATCAGCTCTTCGCCTTCATCAGTCACATGGGCACCTCAACCATGTGTGGTCACTACGTCTGCCACGTCAAGAAGGAAGGCAG gtGGGTGATCTACAATGACCAGAAAGTGTGTGCCTCTGAGAAGCCGCCCAAGGACCTGGGCTACATCTACTTCTACCAGAGAGTGGCCAGCTAA